Proteins found in one Gardnerella vaginalis ATCC 14018 = JCM 11026 genomic segment:
- the recA gene encoding recombinase RecA, with protein sequence MAQQAKKGAVDRLIDADKADPRRKAALETALANVEKQYGKGSAMRLGDKPLQDVEVIPTGSIALDMALGIGGVPRGRIVEVYGPESSGKTTLALHIVANAQKNGGIAAFIDAEHALDPVYARKLGVDTDSLIVSQPDNGEQALEIADMLIRSGALDVIVVDSVAALVPKAEIDGDMGDSHVGLQARLMSQALRKMTGALSQAGTTAIFINQLREKIGVFFGNPETTTGGKALKFYSSVRMDIRRVSTIKNGEEAVGNRTKVKIVKNKMAPPFKTAEFDVLYGEGISTEGSVIDMAVQCDVIKKSGSWFTYEGEQLGQGRENVRQFLKDNPAITEEISDKVKVAFGLMKPEDQFVEVEDEDDNSQSVSSSSADSKTNTSKGSDVK encoded by the coding sequence ATGGCACAACAAGCAAAAAAAGGTGCAGTGGATCGTCTTATTGATGCCGACAAGGCAGATCCTCGTAGAAAAGCAGCGTTGGAAACAGCTCTTGCCAATGTTGAAAAACAATATGGTAAAGGTTCCGCAATGCGATTGGGTGATAAGCCACTACAAGACGTGGAGGTTATCCCTACTGGCTCAATAGCTCTAGATATGGCTCTAGGGATTGGTGGCGTTCCTCGTGGGCGTATTGTGGAAGTTTATGGTCCTGAATCTTCTGGTAAAACAACATTAGCTTTGCATATTGTTGCTAATGCTCAAAAGAATGGTGGTATTGCTGCATTTATTGATGCTGAGCATGCTTTAGATCCAGTTTATGCGCGTAAATTGGGTGTTGACACAGATTCTCTTATTGTTTCTCAGCCAGATAATGGTGAACAAGCATTAGAGATTGCCGACATGCTAATTCGTTCTGGTGCTTTAGATGTTATAGTAGTTGATTCTGTAGCAGCTCTTGTTCCAAAAGCGGAAATTGATGGAGACATGGGAGATAGCCATGTTGGTTTACAAGCGCGCTTAATGAGCCAAGCTTTAAGAAAAATGACTGGTGCATTGTCTCAAGCTGGAACGACAGCAATATTTATTAATCAGCTTCGTGAAAAAATTGGTGTATTCTTCGGTAATCCAGAAACAACTACTGGTGGTAAAGCTCTTAAATTCTATTCATCTGTTCGAATGGATATTAGACGAGTTTCTACTATCAAAAATGGTGAAGAGGCTGTTGGAAATCGTACTAAGGTAAAGATTGTAAAGAATAAAATGGCTCCGCCTTTTAAAACAGCAGAGTTTGATGTTCTTTACGGAGAAGGAATATCAACTGAAGGTTCTGTAATCGATATGGCTGTACAGTGCGATGTTATTAAAAAATCTGGTTCTTGGTTCACTTACGAAGGTGAACAACTTGGGCAAGGTAGGGAGAACGTTCGCCAATTCCTTAAAGATAATCCTGCTATTACAGAAGAGATTAGCGATAAAGTAAAAGTAGCGTTTGGGCTAATGAAGCCAGAAGATCAATTCGTTGAGGTAGAAGATGAAGATGACAATTCTCAGTCAGTATCATCTTCAAGTGCTGATAGTAAAACAAACACTTCAAAAGGCAGTGATGTCAAATAA
- a CDS encoding glutamate-5-semialdehyde dehydrogenase yields MINLDTKLDETHSNAQSNMSKDYGDSIDSIVFSRADASRIAQREFAKANTNFKNNLLNAIADSIENNAEFIEKANKQDLEKAQKNGMDAGKLDRLKFDEERIVQSAKSIRKIAQLQDPVGEVVRGYTLENGLRLSQVRVPIGVMGIIYEARPNVTVDVASLCIKSSNAVILRGGSAAERTNYATISVIKQVLKDFGVSGNLIESVDDLGRSGATSMMHAHGHIDVLVPRGSANLIAAVVKESTVPVIETGAGNVHIYVDKTADFEKAIQIIVNAKTQRVGVCNAAEKLLVNQDIAKDFLPRIASELAKHNVLIHADEKSYNILFDSNINGLQLEHANDDDWNREYLSLQIGVKIVKDVEDAANHITKYSTGHTETIIAEDYLTINNFVSSVDSAVVMVNASTRFTDGGEFGFGAELGISTQKLHARGPMGLREMTTTKWIGYGDGQIRA; encoded by the coding sequence ATGATTAATCTTGATACAAAGTTAGATGAAACGCATAGTAATGCACAAAGCAATATGTCTAAAGATTATGGGGACTCTATAGATTCTATTGTTTTTTCTAGAGCGGATGCTTCGCGAATAGCACAGCGTGAATTTGCTAAAGCTAATACCAATTTTAAAAATAATCTTCTAAATGCTATTGCTGATTCTATTGAAAATAATGCAGAATTTATTGAAAAAGCAAATAAGCAAGACTTAGAAAAAGCTCAAAAAAATGGTATGGATGCTGGAAAACTAGACAGACTTAAATTTGATGAAGAAAGAATAGTTCAGTCTGCAAAAAGTATTAGAAAAATAGCGCAATTGCAAGATCCTGTTGGAGAAGTTGTTCGTGGATACACGCTAGAAAATGGTCTTAGGCTTTCTCAAGTAAGAGTGCCAATAGGCGTAATGGGAATTATTTACGAAGCTAGACCAAATGTGACTGTTGACGTTGCATCTTTGTGCATAAAATCTTCAAATGCTGTAATTTTAAGAGGCGGTAGTGCAGCTGAGCGCACGAACTATGCGACAATTTCTGTAATCAAGCAAGTCTTAAAAGATTTTGGTGTAAGTGGAAATCTTATAGAATCTGTTGATGATCTTGGAAGAAGTGGAGCAACGTCAATGATGCATGCTCATGGTCATATTGATGTTCTTGTTCCTAGGGGAAGCGCAAATCTAATCGCTGCAGTTGTTAAAGAGTCAACAGTTCCAGTTATAGAAACTGGAGCTGGAAATGTTCATATTTACGTGGATAAAACAGCAGATTTTGAAAAAGCGATACAAATTATTGTAAATGCAAAAACTCAAAGAGTTGGAGTTTGTAATGCTGCAGAAAAATTGCTTGTAAATCAAGATATTGCTAAAGATTTTCTGCCAAGAATTGCAAGCGAGTTAGCTAAACATAATGTTTTGATTCATGCTGATGAAAAATCCTACAATATTCTATTCGATTCAAATATCAATGGTTTGCAGTTAGAACATGCAAATGATGATGATTGGAATCGTGAATATTTGTCTTTGCAAATAGGAGTAAAGATTGTAAAAGATGTTGAGGATGCTGCGAATCATATTACAAAGTATTCAACGGGGCATACTGAGACGATTATTGCTGAAGATTATTTAACAATCAATAATTTTGTGTCATCTGTAGACTCAGCTGTTGTTATGGTAAATGCTTCAACAAGATTTACGGATGGCGGCGAATTTGGTTTTGGAGCTGAGCTTGGCATTTCCACTCAAAAATTACATGCCAGGGGTCCGATGGGTTTGAGAGAAATGACAACCACAAAGTGGATTGGTTATGGAGATGGTCAAATAAGAGCTTGA
- a CDS encoding regulatory protein RecX, whose amino-acid sequence MISVESFLRNHKPVDSYYSAENECEKAEESEVNGCDLTTVGVSDAYDTSFDSLDNNHEDYCEENSSYAFKKYNSFNSRKAAKKVDAKKASDFDDCRESALRMLDYSARSSDDLKNRLINKGYKENIVESVIIRLEELYLVDDEQYARSVIRSCVSRLLGERATRLELQKKGVSSTVVCSTLQEAREDGVFEEAAWELGRKLSLKLKSLEDNVKRRRFFSAGARKGHDLSTLNEVYYALFKS is encoded by the coding sequence ATGATTAGTGTAGAGAGTTTTCTTCGCAATCATAAACCTGTTGATTCTTATTATTCTGCAGAAAATGAGTGTGAAAAAGCAGAAGAATCTGAAGTTAATGGTTGTGATTTAACAACAGTTGGCGTTAGTGATGCTTATGATACGTCATTTGATAGCTTAGATAATAATCATGAAGATTATTGTGAAGAAAACTCTTCTTACGCTTTTAAGAAGTATAATTCATTTAATAGTAGAAAAGCTGCTAAAAAAGTAGATGCCAAAAAAGCCTCTGATTTCGACGATTGTAGAGAATCTGCTTTACGAATGCTAGATTATTCAGCTAGATCTTCCGATGATTTAAAGAATAGGCTCATAAATAAGGGTTACAAAGAGAATATTGTTGAATCCGTAATAATTCGTTTGGAAGAATTATATTTGGTTGACGATGAACAATATGCTAGATCCGTTATACGCTCATGTGTATCTAGATTGTTGGGAGAACGTGCGACTCGCCTTGAGCTACAAAAAAAGGGCGTTTCTTCCACTGTGGTCTGTTCAACATTGCAAGAAGCTAGAGAAGACGGTGTTTTTGAAGAAGCTGCATGGGAATTAGGCAGAAAGTTATCGTTAAAACTCAAAAGCCTAGAAGATAATGTAAAAAGACGTAGGTTCTTTTCTGCAGGAGCTAGGAAAGGTCATGATTTAAGCACGCTAAACGAAGTATATTATGCTTTGTTTAAGTCTTAA
- a CDS encoding ribose-phosphate diphosphokinase has protein sequence MVSIVLEGKPDKNLVLVTGRAHPKLARDVANQLGIEVLETTAYDFANGEMYVRYTQSVRGTDVFVLQSHSDPVNKSIMEQLIMIDALKRASARSITAVCPLLGYSRQDKKHRGREPISCRLMFDLLKTAGADRIMSVDLHAAQSQGFFDGPVDHLIAMPVLVDYVRDRFSEDLGNVTVVSPDAGRIRVAEQWAQRLGGGPLAFVHKTRDITRPNQAVANRVVGDVAGRDCVMVDDLIDTAGTIAGACNVLKDAGAKSVTVVATHGVLSGPAVERLKNCGAREVVLTDTVPIPEEKRWDGLTVLSIAPLLASAIKAVFEDGSVAKLFDTYPEHHGKGFFFA, from the coding sequence ATGGTGAGCATCGTCCTTGAAGGAAAGCCAGATAAAAACCTTGTTCTCGTAACTGGTCGCGCGCATCCGAAGCTTGCTCGAGATGTTGCAAATCAGCTTGGTATAGAAGTATTGGAAACAACAGCATATGATTTTGCCAATGGCGAGATGTATGTTCGTTACACTCAGTCTGTGCGAGGAACAGACGTGTTTGTGTTGCAAAGTCATAGTGACCCTGTTAACAAGTCCATTATGGAACAGTTAATTATGATCGACGCATTAAAGCGCGCGTCTGCTCGTTCTATTACCGCTGTGTGCCCGTTGCTTGGATATTCTAGACAAGATAAAAAGCATCGCGGTCGTGAGCCTATTTCTTGCCGCTTGATGTTTGATTTGCTTAAAACAGCAGGCGCAGATCGAATCATGAGCGTTGACTTGCATGCGGCACAATCGCAAGGATTCTTCGATGGTCCTGTAGACCATTTGATTGCTATGCCAGTGCTGGTTGATTACGTTCGAGATCGTTTCAGCGAAGATTTAGGAAACGTTACCGTTGTTTCGCCAGACGCAGGTCGAATCCGAGTTGCAGAACAGTGGGCGCAACGTTTAGGCGGAGGTCCATTGGCTTTTGTTCATAAGACTAGAGATATTACTCGTCCAAATCAGGCTGTAGCAAATCGTGTTGTTGGTGATGTTGCTGGGCGTGATTGTGTTATGGTTGATGATTTAATTGACACTGCTGGAACAATTGCAGGCGCTTGTAATGTTCTTAAGGACGCTGGTGCAAAGTCTGTTACGGTTGTTGCAACTCACGGAGTGCTTTCTGGTCCTGCAGTTGAACGTTTAAAGAATTGCGGAGCTAGGGAAGTGGTGTTAACGGATACTGTTCCAATTCCAGAAGAAAAGCGTTGGGATGGGTTAACTGTTCTTTCAATTGCCCCACTTTTGGCAAGTGCTATTAAAGCTGTGTTTGAAGATGGGTCTGTTGCAAAGCTGTTTGACACTTATCCAGAGCATCATGGCAAGGGGTTCTTCTTTGCATAA
- the thrC gene encoding threonine synthase, with protein sequence MAENTTNTVMFHSTRSSSKTYTSKQAIRRGIADDGGLFVTDCLGETRYDISNLSGKTYKQIAKDVLQILLPDFTSSELDDCVEKAYGSQWEDTEITPLKALGNNNDFVLELFHGPTCAFKDVALQILPQFISHTKDVSDSNQNVMILTATSGDTGKAALAGFADVEGTSMVTFYPEGKVSKIQELQMTTQSGDNVKVCAVRGNFDDAQSGVKQIFTNNSINETVENNNHALLSSANSINIGRLIPQVVYYFYAYSKLVEQGVIELGDEVEFCVPTGNFGNILAGYYAKMLGLPVKHLIVASNSNNVLFDFLVSGTYNKIRPFNQTIAPSMDILVSSNLERMLYYMCDKDTRLLQMLMNDLQQWGAFEIPDNVLSKIRKLFGCGWANEKQIRDSIKECWDNHNYVIDPHTACGYFVMNHIPHDSNVPRVLLSTASPYKFPRVVCQSLGLNVQDLDDFGCMELLEKKTSTKSPSMLSELKNKTARFNDVINVEDMPDYVLKCANEIC encoded by the coding sequence ATGGCAGAAAACACTACGAATACAGTTATGTTTCACAGCACTAGGTCAAGCTCTAAAACCTATACCTCGAAGCAAGCTATTCGTAGAGGAATAGCAGATGATGGTGGATTATTTGTTACAGATTGCCTTGGTGAAACTCGTTACGATATTTCTAATCTTTCTGGAAAAACTTATAAACAGATTGCTAAAGATGTTCTTCAAATTCTCCTTCCAGATTTTACATCTAGCGAGCTTGATGATTGTGTAGAGAAGGCTTATGGAAGTCAGTGGGAAGATACTGAAATTACTCCTTTAAAGGCTCTTGGCAATAATAATGACTTTGTTCTAGAGCTTTTCCACGGTCCTACCTGTGCTTTTAAAGATGTTGCTTTGCAAATTTTGCCGCAATTCATTAGTCACACAAAAGATGTATCTGATTCTAATCAAAATGTTATGATTCTTACAGCCACTTCGGGAGATACAGGAAAAGCTGCGTTAGCTGGGTTTGCGGATGTTGAAGGCACTTCTATGGTCACTTTTTACCCAGAAGGTAAAGTAAGTAAAATTCAAGAATTGCAAATGACCACTCAAAGTGGAGATAACGTAAAAGTATGTGCTGTTAGAGGAAATTTTGACGATGCACAAAGCGGCGTTAAACAAATATTTACTAACAATTCAATTAATGAAACAGTTGAAAACAATAATCACGCACTGCTTTCTTCTGCTAATTCGATTAATATTGGCAGACTTATTCCTCAAGTTGTTTACTACTTCTACGCTTATTCTAAACTTGTTGAGCAAGGCGTTATTGAACTTGGTGATGAAGTGGAATTTTGTGTCCCTACTGGAAATTTTGGAAATATTCTTGCTGGATATTATGCGAAAATGCTTGGTCTTCCTGTAAAACACTTGATTGTAGCAAGCAACAGCAACAATGTTTTGTTTGACTTTTTGGTCAGTGGAACATATAACAAGATTCGACCATTTAACCAAACAATTGCACCGTCTATGGATATTCTTGTTTCTTCTAATTTAGAACGCATGCTTTACTACATGTGCGATAAAGATACAAGACTGTTGCAAATGCTTATGAATGATTTACAACAATGGGGCGCTTTTGAAATACCAGATAATGTTCTTTCTAAAATTAGGAAACTTTTTGGTTGCGGATGGGCAAACGAGAAGCAGATTCGCGACTCTATAAAAGAATGTTGGGATAATCATAATTATGTTATAGACCCGCATACTGCTTGCGGATACTTTGTTATGAATCATATTCCTCATGATTCTAATGTTCCGCGTGTTCTTTTGAGCACCGCAAGCCCTTACAAATTCCCGAGGGTTGTTTGCCAGTCTCTGGGATTAAACGTTCAAGACTTAGATGACTTTGGATGCATGGAGCTTCTTGAAAAGAAAACCTCTACTAAGTCGCCTAGTATGTTGAGTGAACTTAAGAATAAGACTGCTCGCTTTAATGATGTTATTAACGTCGAAGATATGCCAGATTATGTTCTTAAGTGCGCTAACGAAATTTGCTGA
- the nadD gene encoding nicotinate-nucleotide adenylyltransferase — MQNNLNNSKVDSQNSLKSEVKDFSEERRMSDLFQGSFNGTEAAPPVVAGVAKHRQSARGNVHQRQRIGIMGGTFDPIHNGHLVAASEVAWVYDLDEVIFVPTGKPVFKLDKKVTNAEDRYLMTVIATASNPKFTVSRVDIDRPGVTYTIDTLRDIRSQHPDAELFFITGADAIAEIMQWKDARELWNLARFVAVTRPGYSSPEKFTQIEAHVYSADSCDDMINCHSHRFPVDILEIPALAISSTDVRKRAEHGEPVWYLVPDGVVQYIVKHGLYRRDL, encoded by the coding sequence ATGCAAAATAATCTAAACAACTCTAAAGTTGATTCCCAAAATAGTCTTAAGTCAGAAGTAAAAGATTTTTCTGAAGAGCGCAGAATGTCTGACTTGTTCCAAGGGTCTTTTAATGGCACTGAGGCTGCGCCGCCTGTTGTGGCAGGCGTTGCTAAACACCGTCAATCTGCTAGAGGTAATGTTCATCAGCGCCAACGAATAGGGATCATGGGCGGCACTTTTGACCCTATTCACAACGGTCACTTGGTAGCAGCTTCTGAAGTTGCGTGGGTTTATGATTTAGACGAAGTCATATTTGTTCCTACAGGAAAGCCTGTTTTTAAACTTGATAAGAAGGTTACTAACGCAGAAGATCGATATTTGATGACTGTGATTGCAACTGCTTCTAATCCCAAGTTCACAGTTTCCAGAGTGGATATTGATAGACCAGGTGTTACTTATACAATTGATACGCTTCGCGATATTCGATCTCAGCATCCAGATGCTGAACTTTTCTTTATTACAGGCGCGGATGCTATTGCGGAGATTATGCAATGGAAAGATGCTAGAGAACTGTGGAATTTGGCTAGATTTGTGGCTGTTACTCGTCCTGGGTATTCTAGTCCAGAAAAGTTTACTCAAATTGAGGCTCATGTGTATTCAGCGGATTCTTGTGACGATATGATTAATTGTCACAGTCATCGTTTCCCAGTTGACATTTTGGAAATCCCAGCACTAGCAATTTCTTCTACTGATGTTCGTAAGCGAGCTGAGCACGGGGAGCCTGTATGGTATTTGGTTCCAGATGGAGTTGTTCAATACATTGTTAAGCATGGTTTATACAGACGCGATTTGTGA